From a single Actinomyces viscosus genomic region:
- a CDS encoding response regulator, with translation MSMSHTPSSEIVRVMIVDDHEIVRRGIAEIIDRADGLDVVAEAGSRAEAVRRAELVRPDVILVDLQLPDGTGIELMQELRDSVPQALPIVLTSFDDDEALAEALAAGARAYLLKTVHGAEISDVVRAVASGRVLLDERTVTRRRADHDDPTADLTNAERKVLDLIGDGLSNREIGERLGVAEKTVKNHITSLLAKMGLQRRTQVAAWVAGQRASGWRNG, from the coding sequence ATGAGCATGTCACACACCCCCTCCTCGGAGATCGTCCGCGTCATGATCGTGGACGACCACGAGATCGTCCGCCGCGGCATCGCCGAGATCATCGACCGGGCCGACGGGCTCGACGTCGTCGCCGAGGCGGGCTCCCGGGCGGAGGCGGTGCGCCGGGCCGAGCTGGTTCGCCCCGACGTCATCCTCGTGGACCTCCAGCTGCCCGACGGTACGGGCATCGAGCTCATGCAGGAGCTGCGCGACTCGGTGCCCCAGGCCCTGCCGATCGTGCTGACCTCCTTCGACGACGACGAGGCCCTGGCCGAGGCCCTGGCCGCCGGGGCCCGGGCCTACCTGCTCAAGACCGTCCACGGCGCCGAGATCAGCGACGTCGTGCGGGCGGTCGCCTCCGGTCGTGTCCTGCTCGACGAGCGCACCGTCACACGTCGCCGGGCCGACCACGACGACCCCACCGCGGACCTGACCAACGCCGAGCGCAAGGTGCTCGACCTCATCGGCGACGGCCTGTCCAACCGGGAGATCGGCGAGCGCCTCGGTGTCGCCGAGAAGACGGTCAAGAACCACATCACCTCACTGCTGGCCAAGATGGGCCTGCAGCGACGCACCCAGGTGGCCGCCTGGGTCGCCGGCCAGCGGGCCTCGGGCTGGCGCAACGGCTGA
- the mutM gene encoding bifunctional DNA-formamidopyrimidine glycosylase/DNA-(apurinic or apyrimidinic site) lyase: MPELPEVEVVRAGLARHMTGRTVTRVEVLDPRPLRRQDGGAQAFVDQLTGRTVTAAVRRGKFLWLPLDDGRALSAHLGMSGQLLVRGTAPTSGPEPDTEPVSAAPFLADPDARPGGRPVDLSATVQPRYVRDLSTSPRHLRIRLHLSDAAAGGTVPDPGSGAVLDLVDQRMLGGLHVVDLVPTADGAPGGAGSPEPLLPADATHIARDLLDPALQRTGTGGVVDRVRASNRAIKTLLLDQGLVSGIGNIYADEGLWEAGVHGLRPGTALGPRVVSRILQSTAEVMTRALKVGGTSFDALYVDVDGAAGFFARELGAYGRQGLDCRRCGATMLREVLAGRSHTYCPRCQTRPRRPGRPQRARRER, from the coding sequence ATGCCCGAGCTCCCCGAGGTCGAGGTGGTGCGGGCCGGGCTCGCCCGACACATGACCGGACGCACCGTGACCCGCGTCGAGGTTCTTGACCCGCGCCCCCTGCGCCGCCAGGACGGCGGAGCGCAGGCCTTCGTCGACCAGCTCACCGGGCGCACCGTCACCGCGGCCGTCCGCCGGGGAAAGTTCCTGTGGCTGCCCCTGGACGACGGGCGCGCCCTGTCGGCCCACCTGGGCATGAGCGGCCAGCTGCTCGTGCGCGGCACCGCTCCCACCAGTGGCCCGGAGCCGGACACCGAGCCGGTGAGCGCCGCGCCCTTCCTGGCCGACCCGGACGCTCGGCCCGGCGGGCGCCCGGTGGACCTGAGCGCCACCGTCCAGCCCCGCTACGTGCGGGATCTTTCGACCTCCCCGCGCCACCTGCGCATCCGTCTCCACCTGAGCGACGCCGCCGCCGGTGGAACCGTTCCAGACCCGGGCTCCGGCGCGGTCCTCGACCTGGTCGACCAGCGCATGCTCGGCGGCCTGCACGTTGTCGACCTGGTCCCCACCGCCGACGGCGCCCCCGGCGGCGCGGGCAGTCCGGAGCCGCTGCTTCCGGCCGACGCCACCCACATCGCCCGCGACCTGCTCGACCCCGCCCTGCAGCGCACCGGCACCGGTGGGGTCGTCGACCGGGTGCGCGCCTCGAATCGCGCCATCAAGACTCTCCTGCTCGATCAGGGGCTCGTCTCCGGCATCGGCAACATCTACGCCGATGAGGGCCTGTGGGAGGCCGGGGTGCACGGGCTGCGCCCCGGGACGGCCCTCGGACCCCGGGTCGTGTCCCGGATCCTTCAGTCCACGGCAGAGGTCATGACCAGGGCCCTGAAGGTCGGCGGCACGAGCTTCGACGCCCTCTACGTCGACGTCGACGGCGCCGCCGGCTTCTTCGCCCGTGAGCTCGGCGCCTACGGTCGCCAGGGACTGGACTGCCGCCGCTGCGGGGCCACCATGCTCCGCGAGGTCCTGGCAGGGCGCTCCCACACCTACTGTCCTCGCTGCCAGACCCGGCCGCGACGTCCCGGCCGGCCGCAGCGTGCGCGCCGGGAGCGCTGA
- the cydC gene encoding thiol reductant ABC exporter subunit CydC: MSPLTSALSPALSARERRSLRRAVGLLHLDRSRFALAVLAGTAGMASAVALSGVAAWLIARASQMPDVVALGVAPVAVRLFGISRSVLRYCERLVSHDTALRGMGALRTRLYEALASARTDTVAGLRRGDVLARVGSDIDAVGDLVVRAYLPAAVAAVLGAATCLGIGLVYWPAGLILAACLLLSGVVAPLATIRSARVAEQARQRQDTELSAEVLAVLEGAPELTVSGRLADSMRQVAFREKSLLHLRDRAAVPAAIAAAVDVAAMGIAVVGNLVVGVRAVAAGQLGPVWLAVIVLVPLAAFEATSALGPASVQLVRSAGAACRIVELIETAEASTSDTGATDDTSATSTDSPETSPATREPAELSGRAPRLRARNLAVGWPGGPVVAEGIDLDLEAGSRVAVVGPSGIGKSTLLATLAGLLEPRGGTLTLDGVPPWQVSRTEAAARVCLTAEDAHVFHTSVLENLRVARGDVTAAEAGELLRRAGLGDWLDALPDGVDTIIGTDATTLSGGERRRLLLARALAAPAPLMLLDEPGEHLDAATADRLVADLLSVGADQGRGTLLVTHRLSALAHADEVLVMGRPCQDAEEQAPATILHRGSHDELQDVSETYRWSLSQENQDRQHNDTSHVNRTS; the protein is encoded by the coding sequence GTGAGCCCGCTGACCAGTGCCCTGTCCCCGGCCCTGTCCGCCCGGGAGCGACGGTCGCTGCGCCGGGCCGTGGGCCTGCTGCACCTGGACCGCTCGCGCTTCGCCCTGGCGGTGCTGGCCGGCACGGCGGGGATGGCCTCGGCCGTGGCCCTTTCCGGGGTGGCGGCCTGGCTCATCGCGCGGGCCTCCCAGATGCCCGACGTCGTCGCGCTGGGGGTGGCTCCGGTGGCGGTACGACTCTTCGGCATCTCCCGCTCGGTGCTGCGCTACTGCGAGCGGCTCGTCTCGCACGACACCGCCCTGCGGGGCATGGGCGCGCTGCGTACCCGTCTCTACGAGGCGCTGGCCTCGGCTCGCACCGACACGGTTGCGGGACTGCGCCGCGGAGACGTCCTGGCACGGGTGGGCAGCGACATCGACGCGGTCGGTGACCTCGTGGTGCGCGCCTACCTGCCCGCGGCGGTCGCTGCCGTCCTGGGCGCGGCCACCTGTCTGGGGATCGGGCTCGTCTACTGGCCGGCCGGCCTCATCCTGGCGGCCTGTCTGCTGCTGTCCGGGGTGGTGGCCCCGCTGGCCACGATCCGCTCAGCCCGGGTCGCCGAGCAGGCCCGTCAGAGGCAGGACACCGAGCTGTCCGCCGAGGTGCTCGCGGTTCTTGAGGGGGCGCCGGAGCTGACCGTATCCGGGCGTCTGGCGGACTCCATGCGCCAGGTCGCCTTCCGGGAGAAGAGCCTGCTCCACCTGCGAGACCGGGCTGCGGTCCCCGCGGCGATCGCGGCCGCCGTGGACGTGGCGGCCATGGGGATCGCGGTCGTGGGCAACCTGGTGGTCGGGGTGAGGGCCGTGGCCGCCGGACAGCTCGGCCCGGTCTGGCTGGCGGTCATCGTCCTGGTGCCGTTGGCGGCCTTCGAGGCCACCTCCGCGCTCGGTCCGGCCAGTGTGCAGCTGGTGCGTTCGGCCGGTGCCGCCTGCCGCATCGTGGAGCTCATCGAGACCGCCGAGGCCAGCACCAGCGACACCGGCGCCACCGACGACACCAGCGCCACCAGCACTGACTCTCCTGAGACGTCCCCTGCGACTCGTGAGCCGGCGGAGCTCTCTGGTCGGGCGCCGCGCCTGAGGGCCAGGAACCTGGCGGTGGGCTGGCCCGGCGGCCCGGTCGTCGCCGAGGGCATCGACCTGGATCTTGAGGCCGGCAGCCGGGTGGCGGTCGTGGGTCCCTCGGGGATCGGGAAGTCGACCCTGCTGGCCACGCTGGCGGGGCTGCTGGAGCCCCGGGGAGGCACGCTGACGCTCGACGGCGTCCCGCCGTGGCAGGTCTCCCGCACCGAGGCGGCGGCCCGGGTTTGTCTGACGGCGGAGGACGCGCACGTCTTCCACACCAGTGTTCTGGAGAACCTGCGCGTTGCCCGGGGGGACGTCACTGCCGCCGAGGCGGGCGAGCTGCTGAGGCGGGCCGGGCTCGGTGACTGGCTCGACGCTCTGCCCGACGGCGTCGACACCATCATCGGGACGGACGCCACGACGCTGTCGGGCGGTGAGCGGCGTCGGCTGCTGCTGGCCCGGGCGCTGGCGGCCCCCGCGCCACTGATGCTCCTGGACGAGCCTGGTGAGCACCTCGACGCCGCAACGGCGGACCGGCTCGTGGCCGACCTGCTGAGCGTGGGGGCCGATCAGGGGCGCGGCACGCTCCTGGTCACTCACCGCCTCAGCGCTCTGGCGCACGCCGATGAGGTCCTGGTCATGGGACGCCCCTGCCAGGACGCTGAGGAGCAGGCGCCTGCGACTATCCTGCACAGGGGCAGCCACGACGAGCTCCAGGACGTCTCAGAGACCTACCGGTGGTCGCTCTCCCAGGAGAATCAGGACAGGCAGCACAACGACACGTCCCACGTGAACCGGACGAGCTGA
- the rnc gene encoding ribonuclease III: MARRRTAPPARTDTEALVYRWGPSIDAELLDLALTHRSYAHENGGLPTNERLEFLGDSVLGIIVTEYLYRTHAAVPEGQLAKMRAATVSEPALAAVARDLGLGEFIRLGKGEALSGGRDKDSILSDTVEALIGATYLTHGLEETRTVVTRLVSRFLDSARTRGAGLDWKTSLQELTAAHQLGNPAYEVTGAGPDHQRVFTASAIVDGEIMGRGTGSSKKIAEHDAAEAAYAAILAARGDGGLDLPGVNEALRADLLSQQASQQS; this comes from the coding sequence ATGGCCCGACGCCGCACCGCCCCGCCCGCGCGCACCGACACCGAGGCGCTCGTCTACCGCTGGGGCCCCAGTATCGACGCCGAGCTCCTCGACCTGGCCCTGACCCACCGCTCCTACGCCCACGAGAACGGCGGCCTGCCCACCAACGAGCGCCTGGAGTTCCTGGGCGACTCCGTCCTGGGCATCATCGTCACCGAGTACCTCTACCGCACCCACGCGGCTGTTCCTGAGGGGCAGCTCGCCAAGATGCGCGCGGCCACGGTCTCCGAGCCGGCCCTGGCCGCCGTCGCCCGCGACCTGGGGCTGGGGGAGTTCATCAGGCTCGGCAAGGGCGAGGCGCTCTCGGGCGGGCGCGACAAGGACTCCATCCTGTCCGACACGGTCGAGGCCCTCATCGGTGCCACCTACCTCACCCACGGCCTGGAGGAGACCCGCACGGTCGTCACCCGGCTCGTCTCGCGCTTCCTGGACTCGGCCCGCACCCGCGGCGCGGGCCTGGACTGGAAGACGAGCCTCCAGGAGCTCACCGCCGCCCACCAGCTCGGCAATCCCGCCTACGAGGTGACCGGTGCCGGCCCCGACCACCAACGGGTCTTCACCGCCAGCGCCATCGTCGACGGCGAGATCATGGGACGGGGCACGGGCAGCTCGAAGAAGATCGCCGAGCACGACGCCGCCGAGGCCGCCTACGCCGCCATCCTCGCCGCCCGCGGTGACGGCGGTCTCGACCTGCCCGGTGTCAACGAGGCCCTGCGCGCCGACCTGCTCTCCCAGCAGGCCTCCCAGCAGAGCTGA
- a CDS encoding GAF domain-containing sensor histidine kinase: protein MTTYDPQHAAEALPRGPRFFPGAPEDDPEQPRMPVRRSQEAATPPAEEAAPTGRLAYAVHADQLVSTRGRQAATLRPSLDEATVDLIQAALRLTSSLRVPDALRRLVESACSITGASWGTIAVLSHADMDVEAVEAGASPEGPGTGLCSGVPTATLDELAQMAGTASSAASGASAHSPLSGLEGTGLVIDNDLGRASAFTGAIEDEETGSLLSAPLRLHGQVYGHLYLCDKPGGFTRSDADAVLTLAQAAAVAVENARLYREARDREQWMAVSQELTTLLLSGAEEDDALTLIAHRVRQVAHADTAALILPSIGESWICEIADGEHARELVGTFFPPEGRALTTLAHQTGLVVASLEDAWQGGDLRVPQLARFGPALYAPMIHRGRGVGVMLLLRSPGAAPFTAQDLEIAELVAGQATMAFELADAQHAEEMATLLDERARIGRDLHDLAIQQLFATGMQISAARERLAAARDGDRSAAEVELDTVCSVLSTALEAVDDSVGQIRSIVRSLRDRDEEVGVVERLRREASLARNALGYAPSLLLSVDGRGLAQADRDEEDRLIGSVDAVVGPDIADDMVAVVREGLSNVARHAHASSVTVDVKIEGVLPGSELCCGPGDDEGHASGDAEPFRGSPVVEIVCRDDGVGVNPSVKRRSGTANMAERARRHGGSFVIGPRARSDGERRGTCFTWRVPLGEGGRLR, encoded by the coding sequence ATGACGACATACGACCCGCAGCACGCAGCAGAGGCACTCCCACGGGGCCCCCGCTTCTTCCCCGGTGCGCCCGAGGACGACCCGGAGCAGCCCCGCATGCCGGTCCGAAGGAGCCAGGAGGCGGCGACACCGCCCGCCGAGGAGGCCGCTCCGACGGGGCGCCTGGCCTACGCCGTCCACGCCGACCAGCTCGTCTCCACCCGGGGCCGCCAGGCGGCGACCCTGCGACCGAGCCTGGATGAGGCGACTGTCGACCTCATCCAGGCAGCCCTGAGGCTCACCAGCTCCCTACGGGTCCCCGACGCGCTGCGCCGCCTGGTGGAGTCGGCCTGCTCCATCACGGGCGCCTCCTGGGGAACGATCGCCGTGCTCAGCCACGCGGACATGGATGTCGAGGCCGTCGAGGCGGGCGCCTCCCCCGAGGGCCCGGGCACCGGGCTGTGCAGCGGGGTTCCCACGGCGACCCTCGATGAGCTCGCCCAGATGGCCGGCACCGCTTCCAGCGCTGCGTCGGGTGCGTCCGCGCACTCCCCGCTCAGCGGGCTCGAGGGGACCGGGCTGGTCATCGACAACGACCTGGGAAGGGCCTCGGCCTTCACCGGCGCCATCGAGGACGAGGAGACCGGCAGCCTGCTCTCCGCTCCGCTGCGCCTTCACGGGCAGGTCTACGGACACCTCTACCTGTGCGACAAGCCAGGCGGCTTCACGCGTTCCGACGCCGACGCGGTCCTGACCCTGGCGCAGGCTGCGGCCGTGGCCGTGGAGAACGCCCGCCTGTACCGCGAGGCCCGCGACCGTGAGCAGTGGATGGCCGTCTCCCAGGAGCTGACGACGCTGCTGCTCTCCGGCGCCGAGGAGGACGACGCGCTGACCCTCATCGCCCACCGGGTCCGCCAGGTCGCCCACGCCGACACCGCGGCGCTCATCCTGCCCAGCATCGGTGAGAGCTGGATCTGCGAGATCGCCGACGGCGAGCACGCCAGGGAGCTGGTCGGCACCTTCTTCCCGCCCGAGGGCCGAGCCCTGACCACCCTGGCCCACCAGACCGGTCTCGTCGTGGCCTCGCTGGAGGATGCCTGGCAGGGCGGCGACCTCCGGGTCCCCCAGCTGGCCCGGTTCGGACCGGCTCTCTACGCCCCGATGATCCACCGGGGTCGGGGCGTGGGGGTCATGCTGCTGCTGCGCTCCCCGGGCGCGGCCCCGTTCACCGCCCAGGACCTGGAGATCGCCGAGCTCGTGGCGGGTCAGGCCACGATGGCCTTCGAGCTGGCCGACGCCCAGCACGCCGAGGAGATGGCCACCCTCCTGGACGAGCGGGCCAGGATCGGCCGGGACCTGCACGACCTGGCCATCCAGCAGCTCTTCGCCACCGGCATGCAGATCTCGGCGGCCCGGGAGCGCCTGGCCGCCGCCCGGGACGGTGACAGGAGCGCCGCCGAGGTGGAGCTGGACACGGTGTGCTCGGTGCTGAGCACCGCTCTGGAGGCCGTGGACGACTCCGTGGGCCAGATCCGCTCCATCGTGCGCTCCCTGCGCGACCGTGACGAGGAGGTCGGCGTCGTCGAGCGACTGCGACGGGAGGCCTCCCTGGCCCGTAACGCGCTGGGCTACGCCCCTTCACTCCTGCTGAGCGTCGACGGCCGGGGCCTGGCCCAGGCGGACCGCGACGAGGAGGACCGGCTCATCGGCTCGGTCGATGCCGTCGTGGGCCCGGACATCGCCGACGACATGGTGGCCGTGGTGCGCGAGGGCCTGAGCAACGTGGCCCGCCACGCCCACGCCTCCTCGGTGACGGTGGACGTCAAGATCGAGGGGGTGCTTCCGGGCTCGGAGCTGTGCTGCGGTCCGGGCGACGACGAGGGCCATGCCTCGGGGGACGCCGAGCCCTTCCGGGGCAGCCCGGTGGTGGAGATCGTCTGCCGCGACGACGGCGTCGGGGTCAACCCGTCGGTCAAGCGCCGCTCGGGGACGGCCAACATGGCCGAGAGGGCCCGCCGTCACGGCGGCAGCTTCGTCATCGGCCCACGGGCCCGGTCCGACGGCGAGCGCCGCGGCACCTGCTTCACCTGGCGGGTACCGCTGGGCGAGGGCGGCAGGCTGCGCTGA